The following is a genomic window from Psychrobacter immobilis.
TGCTTCCTGAAATTATTGCCATGTTGAAGCAATCCAGCCCCGATATCGACGTCAATCTCAAAGACATCAGCTCATATCAACAAATAGAGGCACTCAAATCTGGTGAGATAGACATCGGATTTGGGCGTTTCCCCCATCAAGATCCATGGATTCAGCAAATACTACTACGTCATGAGCGTTATGTCGTCGCCTTACCAAAAGCGCATCCTTTGGCGCATGTAAAGGAGCAACGGTTGATAGACTTAGCGAATAATCGTCTGATTCTCTACCATCAAACCCATTTACCGATAGCGACTAGCGTAAGATCAACCAGCGCAAAGCTGGATAATAATACAAAATCCAGACGCATAAGCGCTGAGCAATCCGCACATAGCGCGCCTATTACTGAACCTTTACTACACTTATTCGCACAATACGGTATTTCGCCTTTTATGACTACGACGGTGAGTGACTTGCAAGTAGCGCTAGGCTTGGTGGCGGCTGGCGAAGGCATTACGCTTGTGCCTGCTAGCCTAAAGACCGTGCGTACCGACCAAATCAGTTATCAACGTTTAGTACACGAAAACGTCACCTCCCCTATTTATCTGCACACACTCAAAGATTTCGTTCATCCCAGCATTTCTGATTTGCTGAGCGCCACCTATCAGGTATATGAGCAGCGCGGCATCACTTATCGGCAGCAAAAATTTGTGTCACAGCCTTAAATTATCAGATATT
Proteins encoded in this region:
- a CDS encoding LysR family transcriptional regulator, which encodes MDLKQLNAFIAIADSRSFSAAATKTGLSQPSLSRLLKQLETDMGVELVDRYHRPLHLTEAGTFFYDKISAILTEIDTVTSMTQRLSTPSSMLNIGFVPSVLYGLLPEIIAMLKQSSPDIDVNLKDISSYQQIEALKSGEIDIGFGRFPHQDPWIQQILLRHERYVVALPKAHPLAHVKEQRLIDLANNRLILYHQTHLPIATSVRSTSAKLDNNTKSRRISAEQSAHSAPITEPLLHLFAQYGISPFMTTTVSDLQVALGLVAAGEGITLVPASLKTVRTDQISYQRLVHENVTSPIYLHTLKDFVHPSISDLLSATYQVYEQRGITYRQQKFVSQP